The following nucleotide sequence is from Psychroflexus torquis ATCC 700755.
TTCAAATGAAAGTTTCCAACGCTAAACTCAAATTGCTTGCTATCTGAAAGTGTATCCGAATTCTTTCTTTGCATGATGGCTTTTATTTTCATCAAAAGCACTTCACTATCAAAAGGCTTATTGAGGTAATCGTCTGCACCAACTTTATATCCTTTTAAGACATCGTCTTTCATCGCTTTAGCCGTCAAGAAGATAATTGGAATATCTTCATTTTTAGCTCTGATCTCTTTCGCTAAAGTAAAACCATCTTTATAAGGCATCATGACATCTAAAATACAAAGGTCATAGTTTCCCTTTTTGAATTTCTCGAAGCCTTCCATGCCGTTTTTAGCGTGCGTGACGTCGTAACTATTCATAGATAGATAATCTTTTAATACGATTCCAAAGTTTGGATCGTCTTCTACTAACAAAATTTTCTTGTTTTCAGTTTCCATATATTTATGATATTAATGGTAATTTAATAATAAATGAACTTCCTTTTCCTTTTTCGCTTTTCACAGAAATTTCTCCATGATGATCGTCTACAATTTGCTTAGCATAAGCCAATCCTA
It contains:
- a CDS encoding response regulator transcription factor, yielding METENKKILLVEDDPNFGIVLKDYLSMNSYDVTHAKNGMEGFEKFKKGNYDLCILDVMMPYKDGFTLAKEIRAKNEDIPIIFLTAKAMKDDVLKGYKVGADDYLNKPFDSEVLLMKIKAIMQRKNSDTLSDSKQFEFSVGNFHLNSKLRFLTFKEEEPNKLSPKENELLRLLALYENDLMPRELALTKIWRDDNYFTSRSMDVYIAKLRKYLKKDDSVEILNIHGEGFRLVVKGSDGKGA